Proteins found in one Prochlorothrix hollandica PCC 9006 = CALU 1027 genomic segment:
- a CDS encoding ABC transporter ATP-binding protein, producing MCPAMIEFDRVSLQFPTASHPAVHQVSAHIKAGEVVVILGPSGCGKTTLLKLVNRLYEPTQGQIRLEGVPIGQINASPLRQKMGYVMQQSGLFPHMTVFDNIAVVPKLLGWPKAQIRRRIEELLTLVELPPSHYRHRYPAQLSGGQQQRVGLARALAGDPPILLMDEPFGAIDALTRASLQTEVLRLQAQLQKTILFVSHDVEEALRLGDRIMVMNQGEVVQCDTPLALLTHPATDFVHRLLGADDRVRQLSLLSVARVMTPWNPGVVDGHNIPSLGPDQSLRDALSLLLKTGTNALQVTQDGQAVGLITLNQIRAYAQQV from the coding sequence ATGTGTCCTGCCATGATTGAGTTCGATCGCGTCAGCCTCCAATTCCCCACCGCTAGCCATCCCGCCGTCCACCAGGTCAGTGCCCACATTAAAGCCGGGGAAGTGGTGGTGATCCTCGGTCCCTCCGGCTGTGGCAAAACCACCCTGCTGAAACTGGTCAACCGGCTCTATGAACCGACCCAGGGTCAAATTCGCCTGGAAGGGGTGCCCATTGGCCAGATCAATGCCAGCCCACTGCGCCAGAAAATGGGCTATGTGATGCAGCAATCGGGACTATTCCCCCACATGACGGTGTTTGACAATATTGCCGTGGTTCCCAAGCTCTTGGGGTGGCCTAAGGCCCAAATTCGGCGACGCATTGAGGAACTCCTGACCTTGGTGGAGTTGCCCCCTAGCCACTATCGCCATCGCTACCCAGCCCAGCTATCCGGCGGACAACAACAACGGGTGGGCCTCGCCCGTGCCCTGGCGGGAGATCCCCCCATCCTCCTGATGGATGAACCCTTTGGAGCCATTGATGCCCTCACCCGCGCCAGCCTGCAAACCGAGGTGCTGCGGCTCCAGGCGCAGTTACAGAAAACCATTCTGTTTGTGTCCCATGATGTGGAAGAAGCCCTACGGCTGGGCGATCGCATTATGGTGATGAACCAAGGGGAGGTGGTGCAGTGTGATACGCCCCTCGCCCTGCTGACCCACCCGGCCACGGATTTTGTCCATCGCTTACTGGGGGCGGACGATCGGGTGCGGCAGTTGTCTCTGCTCTCGGTGGCGCGGGTGATGACCCCCTGGAATCCTGGTGTAGTCGATGGCCATAATATTCCCAGCCTGGGACCCGACCAAAGTTTACGGGATGCCCTCTCGTTATTGCTCAAAACCGGCACCAATGCCCTCCAGGTCACCCAAGACGGCCAAGCCGTGGGCCTGATCACCCTCAACCAAATTCGGGCCTATGCCCAACAGGTCTAG
- a CDS encoding TetR/AcrR family transcriptional regulator, producing the protein MAIEPSAPKPSKAELIQAAALQEFLKTGYMGTSLDRIAKVAQVSKPTLYSHFKDKASLFEAVVQHQLQGLQQDINVLPLDLDRHNDPQVLLTTILNGLLDRMLTNTDHHHDVIRLMLGESGRFPGLAQGMVRSIHKPVIERLSHLLATHPAISCPNPHLTASTLLGSLIYYTMTQHMLQSASILPLDRESYVKNLVSLIF; encoded by the coding sequence ATGGCGATCGAGCCTTCCGCTCCCAAACCCAGTAAAGCTGAACTCATCCAGGCCGCTGCCCTCCAGGAATTCCTCAAAACCGGCTATATGGGGACGAGTCTCGATCGCATCGCTAAGGTGGCCCAAGTTTCTAAACCCACCCTCTACAGCCACTTTAAGGACAAAGCCTCTCTATTTGAAGCGGTGGTGCAGCACCAACTCCAAGGACTGCAACAGGATATTAACGTGCTGCCTTTGGATCTCGATCGCCACAACGATCCCCAGGTTCTCCTCACCACGATTCTCAATGGTCTCCTCGATCGAATGCTCACGAACACCGATCATCACCACGATGTTATCCGCCTGATGTTGGGGGAGTCGGGTCGTTTTCCAGGGTTAGCCCAGGGCATGGTGCGATCGATCCACAAACCAGTGATTGAACGCCTGAGCCACCTGCTGGCCACCCACCCCGCCATTTCCTGCCCCAATCCCCACCTCACCGCCAGCACTCTGCTGGGATCCCTGATTTACTACACCATGACCCAACACATGCTCCAATCTGCCAGTATTCTGCCCTTAGATCGAGAGAGCTACGTTAAGAATCTAGTTTCCCTTATTTTCTGA
- a CDS encoding efflux RND transporter periplasmic adaptor subunit — protein MVPAVPSGGDRIQSRPSPVPFPAASAFPKALSWVLVACLGAGLGIVALRPGQAIPAEDTPMEAVAVVPATVTALGALEPEGETLGIAVPSSAQGSRVEQLKVAQGDSVEAGQVLAVLDSYEVRRAAAVRAEQDLRVAEAQLAQVEAGAKNGAIIAQQAEIQRLNADQQARIASQEALVNRLVAEENNAAVELGRYSKLYDEGAISALERDSRQLTLEAAQQNRQQAAAELVRLQSTESPQLLAAQATLAQIAEVRPVDVALAQATVDRAQAGLQQALVDLNQTVVRSPRSGVVLDILAQAGERVDAGGNLLELGQLTQMAVRTEVYESDLQRVAVGQPVQVSSAALPQVLQGQVVRLGWKVQPQSIITTDPSATIDARVVEVQVALDEPSSAIAQRFTNLQVTVEIDTQ, from the coding sequence ATGGTTCCAGCCGTGCCGTCCGGGGGCGATCGGATCCAATCCCGCCCCAGCCCAGTCCCCTTTCCCGCCGCCTCAGCTTTTCCCAAGGCGTTGTCCTGGGTGCTGGTGGCTTGCCTTGGCGCAGGCTTAGGGATTGTGGCGTTGCGCCCTGGACAGGCCATCCCCGCAGAGGATACCCCCATGGAGGCGGTGGCGGTGGTGCCTGCAACGGTCACGGCCCTGGGTGCCCTGGAACCGGAGGGGGAAACCCTGGGGATTGCTGTGCCCTCCAGTGCCCAAGGTAGTCGGGTGGAGCAATTGAAGGTGGCCCAGGGGGATTCCGTGGAGGCGGGGCAAGTTCTGGCAGTTTTGGACAGCTACGAGGTACGGCGGGCAGCGGCAGTGCGGGCAGAGCAAGACTTGCGGGTGGCAGAAGCCCAATTGGCCCAGGTGGAAGCAGGAGCTAAAAATGGAGCCATTATTGCCCAACAAGCAGAAATTCAGCGATTAAATGCAGATCAACAGGCCCGCATCGCATCCCAGGAAGCCTTAGTCAACCGCTTGGTCGCAGAAGAAAACAATGCAGCAGTGGAACTAGGCCGCTATAGCAAACTCTACGACGAGGGGGCCATTTCCGCTTTGGAGCGGGATAGTCGCCAGTTAACCCTGGAAGCCGCCCAGCAAAACCGCCAGCAGGCAGCAGCGGAACTAGTGCGGTTACAAAGCACGGAATCCCCCCAATTATTAGCAGCCCAAGCTACATTAGCCCAAATTGCAGAGGTGCGGCCCGTGGATGTGGCCCTAGCCCAAGCCACCGTAGACCGGGCACAGGCGGGTCTCCAGCAGGCACTGGTGGACTTGAATCAAACGGTGGTGCGATCGCCGCGATCGGGAGTCGTTCTCGATATCCTTGCCCAGGCGGGGGAGCGGGTGGACGCGGGGGGAAACCTGTTGGAACTGGGGCAACTCACCCAGATGGCCGTGCGCACGGAGGTCTATGAAAGCGATCTGCAACGGGTGGCGGTGGGTCAGCCTGTCCAGGTGTCCAGCGCCGCCCTACCCCAGGTGCTCCAAGGCCAGGTGGTGCGGTTGGGCTGGAAGGTGCAACCCCAAAGCATCATCACCACCGATCCCAGCGCCACTATTGATGCGCGGGTGGTGGAAGTGCAGGTAGCCCTGGATGAGCCGTCCAGTGCCATTGCCCAACGGTTTACCAACTTGCAAGTGACCGTAGAAATTGATACGCAATAG
- the devC gene encoding ABC transporter permease DevC produces the protein MIAKVGLMGGIGQSILGLKRRTPLGWLQLRRDKSRLAVAVAGIAFADILIFAQLGFRGALYDSNTAFIKSLNTDIVLVSPNAKNSQNFATFSRRRLYQALDVPGVASAHPLYSRILNWRNPQTQQDTAVQLIGFDPSVPLLNLPELNSQLDILKQPQAVLFDRGARGQYDQMIATLDQGIEVKTESEGKTLKIKGLFKLGASFGTDGFLAASDQTFSLLFPRRSLGSVSLGLLKLEPGADGEAIAQTLEQYLPEDVAVYTQQAFIEKEQAYWARESPIGFVFGLGATMAFVVGVVIVYQVLSTDVNSHIREYATFKAMGYSHLYLLGIIIEESIILAVFGFIPGLFCSMGLYNLAAAATTLPMALKADRAVFVLVLTLIMCLLSGAIATRQLQEADPADLF, from the coding sequence ATGATCGCAAAAGTGGGATTAATGGGGGGAATAGGGCAGAGTATCTTAGGCTTAAAGCGCCGTACACCCCTAGGCTGGCTACAACTGAGGCGGGATAAAAGTCGGTTAGCCGTAGCCGTAGCCGGTATTGCCTTTGCCGATATCCTCATTTTCGCCCAACTGGGATTCCGAGGGGCACTCTATGACAGTAACACCGCCTTCATTAAAAGCCTCAACACCGATATTGTTCTCGTTTCCCCCAACGCCAAAAATAGCCAGAATTTCGCCACCTTCAGCCGTCGCCGCCTCTATCAAGCCCTCGATGTCCCCGGAGTGGCCAGCGCCCACCCCCTCTATTCCCGCATCCTCAACTGGCGCAACCCCCAAACCCAACAGGACACCGCAGTTCAGCTTATTGGCTTTGATCCCAGTGTCCCCCTGTTGAATTTACCAGAATTAAATAGCCAACTGGATATCCTGAAACAACCCCAGGCAGTGCTATTCGATCGCGGCGCACGGGGACAATATGACCAGATGATTGCCACCCTAGACCAAGGCATCGAGGTTAAAACCGAATCCGAGGGTAAAACCCTAAAAATCAAAGGATTATTCAAACTGGGGGCATCCTTTGGCACCGATGGCTTTTTAGCCGCCAGCGATCAAACCTTTTCCCTGTTGTTTCCCAGGCGCAGTCTCGGCAGTGTCAGCTTGGGCTTACTGAAGCTGGAACCAGGGGCTGATGGGGAGGCGATCGCCCAAACCCTGGAGCAATACCTCCCAGAAGATGTGGCGGTGTATACCCAACAAGCCTTTATCGAAAAGGAACAAGCTTATTGGGCTAGGGAAAGCCCCATTGGCTTTGTCTTTGGTTTGGGGGCCACCATGGCCTTTGTGGTGGGGGTGGTGATTGTCTATCAGGTGCTGTCAACGGATGTCAATTCCCATATTCGGGAATATGCCACCTTTAAGGCCATGGGCTACAGTCACCTCTATTTACTGGGTATTATCATCGAGGAATCGATTATTCTAGCGGTATTTGGCTTTATTCCTGGTCTTTTTTGTTCCATGGGTCTCTACAACCTAGCCGCTGCCGCCACCACTTTACCCATGGCCCTGAAGGCCGATCGGGCCGTGTTTGTCTTGGTGCTAACCTTGATCATGTGTCTGTTATCCGGGGCGATCGCCACTCGCCAGCTACAAGAAGCCGATCCCGCTGACTTGTTTTAA
- a CDS encoding DevA family ABC transporter ATP-binding protein: MSLTVSPASQTLTQGDSTATIAVQQVNHYFGKGDLRKQVLFDLNLRLDKGEVVIMTGPSGSGKTTLLTLIGGLRSLQSGSLRFLGQELLDANGAQLRWVRRQVGYIFQAHNLHNSLTALQNVVMGLEVQGGLPVAVMAERAQQALADVGLGDRGHSYPSQLSGGQKQRVAIARALVSHPALVLADEPTAALDSKSGREVVTIMQTLAREQGCTILLVTHDNRILDVADRIVSMEDGRFL, encoded by the coding sequence ATGTCCCTTACTGTTTCCCCAGCATCCCAGACCCTAACCCAAGGCGATAGCACGGCGACCATCGCCGTCCAACAGGTCAATCACTACTTTGGCAAAGGAGATCTACGCAAACAGGTGTTATTTGACTTAAATCTGCGCCTAGACAAGGGGGAAGTGGTGATTATGACGGGTCCATCGGGTTCCGGCAAAACCACCCTCCTGACCTTGATCGGAGGACTGCGATCGCTGCAATCCGGCAGTCTACGGTTTTTAGGTCAGGAACTGCTGGACGCTAATGGGGCACAGTTGCGATGGGTGCGGCGACAGGTGGGCTACATTTTCCAGGCCCACAACCTCCACAACAGTTTAACGGCCTTACAAAATGTGGTCATGGGCTTAGAAGTCCAGGGGGGCTTACCTGTAGCGGTGATGGCGGAACGGGCACAGCAAGCCTTGGCGGACGTGGGCCTGGGCGATCGGGGTCACTCTTACCCCAGCCAGCTTTCCGGGGGCCAGAAACAACGGGTGGCGATCGCCCGTGCCTTGGTCAGTCACCCGGCTTTGGTCTTGGCGGATGAACCGACCGCCGCCCTGGACAGTAAGTCGGGGCGGGAAGTGGTGACCATCATGCAAACCCTAGCGCGGGAGCAGGGCTGTACTATTTTGCTGGTCACCCATGACAATCGTATTCTGGACGTGGCCGATCGCATTGTTTCCATGGAAGACGGACGATTTTTGTAG
- a CDS encoding lysophospholipid acyltransferase family protein → MVQITQRLAPPLATLPPRFHGGLLRLAQAALPLLLRLRLRPWLPAGISAITVHNALTLAHLYHQFQRGEGRFMVAFRHGEVDDPLCVAHLFSRTLPRVARSAGIPLTPPFHVHGLYDRGMTLWGGRWLGWFLSHLGAIAIHRGKRRDLEGIRTARLYGRSGQFPLAIAPEGATNGHSGRVSPLEPGAAQLGFWCAEDLAKGGTPQPVWILPLGIQYRYPHPPWRRIDRLLARLEQDCGLVPTLPIAPGFPDGENWPDRLWPRLLALGDHLLGQVETFYGRCYPQIFTPLVPDRHLPLATQLEKRLHHWQDGALRVAEQHFDLKSEGTIIDRCRRLEEAGWQQIYRSDLPPLDQLNPVDRGLGDWLAQESALHLHHMRLVESFVAVTADYIPQDPSPERFAEMALLLLDGVERLKGRKMPARPRLGWREAVLTLGDPINVSDRLPDYLSHRTAAKAAIAQLTTDLQQSLEALLPGSSPAGYKD, encoded by the coding sequence ATGGTTCAAATTACCCAACGCCTTGCCCCACCCCTAGCCACCCTGCCTCCCCGCTTCCACGGTGGACTGTTGCGGCTGGCCCAAGCGGCCCTGCCCCTGCTGTTACGGCTGCGGCTGCGGCCCTGGCTCCCGGCGGGCATCAGTGCCATTACCGTCCACAACGCCCTGACCTTGGCCCACCTATACCACCAGTTCCAACGGGGGGAGGGTCGGTTTATGGTGGCCTTCCGCCATGGGGAGGTGGACGATCCCCTCTGTGTGGCCCATTTATTCAGCCGCACCCTGCCCAGGGTGGCCCGATCGGCGGGCATTCCCCTGACCCCTCCCTTCCATGTCCATGGTCTCTACGATCGCGGCATGACCCTCTGGGGGGGGCGCTGGTTGGGGTGGTTCCTCTCCCACTTGGGAGCCATCGCCATCCACCGGGGCAAGCGGCGGGATCTGGAGGGTATCCGCACCGCCCGTCTCTATGGCCGATCGGGGCAATTTCCCCTGGCCATCGCCCCGGAGGGAGCCACCAATGGCCACAGCGGGCGGGTCAGTCCCCTGGAGCCAGGAGCAGCCCAGTTGGGGTTTTGGTGCGCTGAGGATTTGGCCAAGGGAGGCACCCCCCAGCCGGTGTGGATTCTGCCCCTGGGGATCCAGTATCGCTACCCCCATCCCCCCTGGCGGCGGATCGATCGCCTCCTGGCCCGTCTGGAGCAGGACTGTGGTTTAGTCCCAACGCTCCCCATTGCCCCAGGGTTCCCAGATGGGGAGAACTGGCCCGATCGCCTCTGGCCGCGATTACTGGCCCTGGGGGATCATCTGCTGGGCCAGGTGGAAACCTTCTATGGCCGCTGCTATCCCCAGATCTTTACGCCCCTAGTGCCCGATCGCCATCTCCCCCTGGCGACTCAGTTAGAAAAACGACTACACCACTGGCAAGATGGAGCGTTACGGGTTGCAGAACAGCATTTTGACTTAAAGTCTGAGGGAACCATCATCGATCGCTGTCGTCGCCTGGAAGAAGCCGGTTGGCAACAAATTTACCGCAGTGATCTGCCCCCCTTGGATCAGCTTAACCCCGTCGATCGAGGCTTGGGGGACTGGCTAGCCCAGGAGTCGGCGTTACATTTGCACCATATGCGCCTGGTGGAAAGCTTTGTGGCGGTGACGGCGGACTATATCCCCCAAGACCCCAGCCCGGAACGGTTTGCGGAAATGGCCCTGCTGCTGTTGGACGGGGTGGAACGGCTGAAGGGGCGCAAAATGCCGGCCCGTCCCCGGTTGGGCTGGCGGGAGGCGGTGCTAACCCTGGGGGATCCCATTAATGTCAGCGATCGTCTGCCGGACTACCTCAGTCACCGCACGGCTGCCAAGGCGGCGATCGCCCAACTCACCACCGATCTCCAGCAGTCCCTAGAAGCCCTATTACCCGGTAGTTCCCCAGCAGGATATAAGGACTGA
- the crtD gene encoding C-3',4' desaturase CrtD, protein MGASRLPQPSPQTPIIVIGSGIGGLTAAALLAHRGYPVTVLEQANVPGGCASTFQRRGFTFDVGATQVAGLEPGGIHHRIFTELGLEIPAATPCDPACAVYLPGETEPIQVWRDRQRWQQERQRQFPGSEPFWQFLTRLFEASWQFQSRDPIVPPRSPWDWGQLIQALRPSTLITVPHTLATVGDALDYYGLAADRRLRTFLDLQLKLYSQVDAAETALLYGSTALAVSQVPQGLWHLKGSMQVLSDRLTHALERDGGSLRLGQRVTGLVLAGDRVTGVTVLNTATGSTTTLAASQVVANVTAQNLTQLLPSSCPPFQGYRRRVQGLPAGSGAFVVYGGVTTAALPPQCPPHLQFLYDYDGPLGENNSLFVSVSQGEDGRAPAGCATIIASTFTDPHLWQDLDPRAYKQLKKQYLDQTLGRLGQFFTLNPETLRHSEAASPRTFAHYTARSQGLVGGIGQRVSTFGPFGLATRTPLPNLWLVGDSTHPGEGTAGVSYSALTVVRQMVRQMVG, encoded by the coding sequence ATGGGTGCTTCCCGCCTCCCCCAACCCTCCCCTCAAACCCCCATTATCGTCATTGGCTCCGGTATTGGGGGTCTCACTGCCGCCGCCCTCCTGGCCCACCGGGGCTACCCCGTCACAGTGTTGGAGCAAGCCAACGTTCCGGGGGGTTGCGCCTCCACCTTCCAGCGTCGGGGATTTACCTTTGACGTGGGGGCTACCCAAGTGGCAGGACTGGAGCCGGGGGGCATTCACCACCGCATCTTTACGGAACTGGGCCTAGAGATACCCGCCGCTACCCCCTGCGATCCGGCCTGTGCCGTCTATCTTCCCGGAGAAACAGAGCCGATTCAGGTTTGGCGCGATCGCCAGCGCTGGCAACAGGAGCGACAGCGGCAATTTCCCGGCAGTGAACCCTTTTGGCAGTTTCTCACCCGTTTGTTTGAAGCCAGTTGGCAGTTCCAGAGTCGGGATCCCATCGTGCCCCCCCGCAGCCCTTGGGACTGGGGGCAACTGATCCAGGCATTGCGCCCCAGCACCCTCATCACGGTGCCCCACACCTTAGCCACCGTGGGGGATGCCTTGGACTACTACGGTTTAGCCGCCGATCGCCGCCTCAGAACCTTCTTAGATCTGCAACTAAAGCTCTATTCCCAGGTGGATGCCGCCGAAACTGCCCTCCTCTATGGGTCCACCGCCCTCGCCGTCTCCCAGGTACCCCAGGGACTCTGGCACCTCAAGGGCAGTATGCAAGTGCTGAGCGATCGCCTAACCCATGCCCTCGAACGGGATGGCGGGAGCCTGCGTCTGGGTCAGCGGGTGACGGGGCTGGTGCTGGCGGGCGATCGGGTGACCGGCGTAACGGTTCTCAACACTGCCACCGGTAGCACCACCACCCTCGCTGCGTCCCAGGTGGTGGCCAACGTCACAGCCCAAAACCTAACCCAGCTCCTGCCGTCCTCCTGTCCCCCCTTCCAGGGATATCGCCGCCGGGTTCAGGGCTTGCCCGCCGGATCCGGTGCCTTTGTGGTCTATGGGGGAGTCACCACCGCCGCCCTCCCGCCCCAGTGTCCCCCCCACCTGCAATTTCTCTATGACTACGATGGACCCCTGGGGGAAAATAACTCCCTGTTTGTCTCCGTCAGTCAGGGGGAGGATGGACGGGCACCAGCGGGTTGCGCCACGATCATCGCCTCCACCTTCACCGATCCCCATCTCTGGCAGGATTTAGACCCTAGAGCTTATAAACAGCTTAAAAAACAGTACTTAGATCAAACTCTAGGGCGCTTAGGTCAGTTTTTCACCCTAAATCCCGAAACCCTGCGCCATAGCGAAGCAGCTTCCCCCCGCACCTTTGCCCACTACACCGCCCGGAGCCAGGGACTAGTGGGGGGCATTGGTCAACGGGTTTCCACCTTTGGACCCTTCGGCTTGGCCACCCGAACCCCCCTCCCCAATCTGTGGTTGGTGGGGGATTCCACCCATCCCGGTGAGGGCACGGCAGGAGTCAGCTACTCCGCCCTAACGGTGGTGCGGCAGATGGTGCGGCAGATGGTGGGATAG
- a CDS encoding response regulator, translated as MLLQHLLKERQKPYWIGLFILLCASSTGVAVDWLRGYSSETAQTLRTEVDIWAAAQLQSSFLALQIEVGQLATQAAGNLDSGNLDPGNLDPGNLDSGNLDPGSQTGENTPGTIAPAAIAPAAIAPAAITPTVNIAPNSSLGQDNAAIAPNITIQTIQDSYNSLWYQINRLEEWDIDGYFAGKNIERQKFRSDLERLKHTLHDIDPLIDTLQLNQTDQYSAIIALLYQRNPDVEDMEVVFRQIYLEQDRKDQLNQRRLLYALTLLTLVVILLLIAYTVLLKTLLRQANKIAEEKSSFIHHVSHEIRTPMNSMVGGSGLLLETHLDRYQQDLARMIQSSGGTLLTIINDILNLSKLESQKLELEAKSLNIQTCMETVMEVLANELGSKAIELTYLIDSEVPSELLGDATRLRQVLLNLLNNAIKFTKSGSITTEVTVRKHHSPNRCPWTNVPLQLIASTYELEFAIRDTGMGIDPSSIHRLFQPFNQGDASISRRFGGTGLGLAISKRLCELMGGTIWVESQGQGAGWPPADWQRSTVPDQPRADQRDPKQKTGPGATFYFTLQLAQPLHQPLKEAPRLGTIPDRPPLAVPLRPGILISPSRILAQFLTAQLQSLPEAARIQLYTVVTVADLQELLNQSQDISIFFVDSRAVDSQSADFSRWQSLMAQIQGRSLPLVLLSFGSAPVPLPLEPSAYTALAQPLRRSQLLDTVTHCLAAPPTAPNPEPAANSLPLSPSPASPVVPIPRDYPGTSLVPAAPASTLTPSPAIANLPAIANLKVLLVEDVLTNQKVALRVLASLGHQADVANNGLEALAKLQDQSYDVIFMDLQMPEMDGLEATQQIRQQYQSPIRPWIIALTAHVTTEAQQSCFKVGMNDYLTKPIRKLEIQAAFQTYQDHCHQSEKVLLNAN; from the coding sequence GTGTTACTCCAGCATTTACTGAAAGAACGGCAAAAACCCTACTGGATCGGTCTGTTTATTCTGTTATGCGCCAGCAGCACAGGAGTCGCAGTAGATTGGTTACGGGGCTACAGCAGTGAGACAGCTCAGACCCTAAGGACTGAGGTGGATATTTGGGCAGCGGCTCAGTTACAGTCCAGCTTCCTAGCGCTACAAATAGAGGTGGGACAATTAGCCACCCAGGCCGCTGGCAATCTAGACTCTGGCAATCTAGATCCTGGCAATCTAGATCCTGGCAATCTAGACTCTGGCAATCTAGACCCTGGATCCCAAACTGGGGAGAACACCCCAGGCACGATCGCACCTGCCGCCATCGCACCTGCCGCCATCGCACCTGCCGCCATCACACCTACCGTAAATATTGCCCCAAACAGCAGCCTAGGACAAGATAACGCTGCGATCGCCCCCAACATAACAATCCAGACCATTCAGGATTCCTACAACTCCCTTTGGTACCAGATTAATCGCCTGGAAGAATGGGATATTGATGGCTATTTTGCAGGCAAGAACATAGAAAGGCAAAAGTTTCGATCGGACTTAGAACGCCTTAAACATACCCTCCATGACATTGATCCCCTGATTGACACCTTGCAGTTAAATCAGACGGATCAGTATAGTGCCATTATTGCCCTCCTCTATCAACGTAATCCAGATGTGGAGGACATGGAGGTTGTATTTCGACAGATTTATCTTGAGCAAGATCGAAAGGATCAGTTAAACCAACGGCGATTGCTATATGCCTTAACCTTACTCACCTTAGTCGTCATCCTACTCCTCATTGCTTATACTGTTCTTCTTAAAACTTTGTTGCGCCAAGCTAATAAAATAGCTGAAGAGAAATCATCATTTATTCACCACGTCAGCCATGAAATCCGTACCCCCATGAACTCTATGGTGGGGGGATCGGGGTTACTCTTAGAAACCCACCTCGATCGCTATCAACAGGATTTAGCCCGTATGATTCAGTCTAGCGGTGGAACCTTGCTGACGATTATCAACGATATCCTTAATCTCTCAAAATTAGAATCCCAAAAGTTAGAACTAGAAGCTAAATCCCTCAATATTCAAACCTGCATGGAAACCGTGATGGAGGTGTTAGCCAATGAACTCGGTTCCAAGGCCATTGAATTGACTTATCTCATCGACTCAGAGGTTCCTTCAGAGTTGTTGGGAGATGCCACTCGATTACGACAGGTATTGCTGAACCTGTTGAATAATGCCATTAAATTCACGAAATCTGGCAGTATCACCACCGAAGTCACCGTGCGGAAGCACCACAGCCCCAACCGTTGTCCATGGACTAATGTCCCCCTACAACTGATTGCTTCCACCTATGAACTCGAATTTGCAATTCGTGACACCGGCATGGGCATTGATCCCAGTAGTATCCATCGCCTGTTTCAACCCTTTAACCAGGGGGATGCATCCATCAGTCGCCGCTTTGGGGGAACAGGGCTGGGGTTGGCCATTAGTAAGCGCCTCTGTGAGTTGATGGGGGGAACAATTTGGGTGGAGAGCCAAGGCCAAGGGGCAGGTTGGCCACCGGCGGATTGGCAACGATCGACGGTGCCAGATCAGCCGAGGGCGGATCAGCGTGATCCCAAACAGAAGACGGGACCCGGCGCGACGTTTTACTTCACCCTGCAACTCGCCCAGCCCCTGCATCAACCCCTGAAGGAAGCGCCGCGATTAGGCACTATCCCCGATCGCCCCCCCCTCGCGGTCCCCCTCCGTCCGGGGATTTTGATCAGCCCCAGTAGGATCCTGGCCCAGTTTCTGACGGCCCAACTCCAGAGCCTGCCAGAAGCCGCGCGGATTCAGCTTTATACGGTGGTGACTGTGGCTGATCTACAGGAATTATTAAACCAATCCCAGGACATTTCCATCTTTTTTGTCGATAGTCGGGCCGTGGACTCCCAATCTGCCGATTTTTCCCGGTGGCAGTCCTTGATGGCCCAAATTCAGGGGCGATCGCTGCCCCTAGTCCTCCTCTCCTTTGGGTCAGCCCCTGTCCCACTGCCCCTCGAACCCAGTGCCTACACCGCTCTGGCTCAACCCCTGCGGCGATCGCAACTGTTGGACACCGTCACACACTGCCTCGCCGCCCCCCCCACTGCCCCAAACCCAGAGCCAGCCGCCAACTCCTTGCCCCTTTCCCCTAGTCCCGCCTCTCCCGTAGTCCCCATCCCTAGGGACTACCCTGGCACGAGCCTAGTCCCTGCTGCCCCTGCCTCAACCCTAACCCCTAGTCCCGCGATCGCCAATCTACCCGCGATCGCCAACCTCAAAGTGCTGTTGGTGGAAGATGTACTGACCAATCAAAAGGTGGCATTGAGGGTTTTAGCATCCTTGGGCCATCAAGCGGATGTGGCCAATAATGGCTTGGAAGCCCTGGCTAAGCTCCAGGATCAGTCCTATGATGTCATTTTTATGGATTTACAAATGCCAGAAATGGATGGGCTGGAAGCAACCCAGCAGATTCGGCAACAGTATCAGTCCCCAATCCGCCCTTGGATTATCGCCCTGACAGCCCATGTGACCACGGAAGCCCAACAGAGCTGTTTTAAGGTGGGGATGAATGACTACCTGACCAAACCGATCCGTAAACTGGAAATCCAAGCCGCTTTCCAAACCTACCAAGACCATTGCCATCAATCTGAAAAAGTCCTCCTCAACGCCAACTAA